GCGAATCTCCCTGCCGTGACAATACCATAGAAGGCAATGTCGGTGTGTGGGTGAGTCGCTGCGTGCAGCTCTCATGGAGCGGGACAATGGCGAGGCCCGCGCAGGAGAGCAACCGCTTGACGCGGCTTTTCCCAAGGGATTTGCAGGGGTTTTGCAGCAGTTTTGCGACTTCGACGGGCCGCAACAATCCGATTTCAGCAAATCGAGTTTTCAACAGCGAATCGATGCGCTCGCTCAATTCCGCGAACGCGATTTCACCGACGATCACGGCGTCGTCGATGAAAAAGCGCGAAACGCCCTCGATCTTTCGGACGTCGATGGCGAAATTCTGTCCGATCCGGCCGGTTCCGATCAGCTCTTGAGGAGCGGATCGATGTGCTTGCTGAATTCCTCGAACGAGGTCTCGCCCTTCAGCATCTCGCCATTGATGAAGAAGGTCGGCGTCGAATTCACCTTCAGCACGTCGTTGGCGTATTTCTGGTCGGCCGCGATCTTGTCGAGCAGCTTCTGGTCCTTCAGGCAATCCTCGACCTGCTGTTGGCTGAGGCCGGCCTGCTTGCCGATCCGCGTCAGCGTCTCGGTGGTGTTCTTCATCACCCAGTCATTCTGCTGGCGGAACAGCAGATCGATCACGGCGAAATATTTCGGCGCGTCGTCCTTGGCGATGCAGCGCGCCAGCATCGAGCCGGCGGCGGCCTTGATGTCGAGCGGGAATTCGCGGAACACGTAGCGGATCTTGCCGGTGTCGATGTAGGCCGATTTGAGCTTCGGGAACACCGTCTCGTTGAAGTTGGCGCAGTGCGGGCAGGTCATCGAGGCGTATTCGGTGATGGTGACCTTGGCGTCCTTTGGGCCGAGCGCCATGTCGGGCAGCGACTGCGGTTTGGCGACCTCGGCGGCGGTCTGCGCGAAGGCGCCCGTGATCAGGCGCAGCGGCGAGAGGCCGGCGAGGGCGGCAAGTCCGGTCAGGGAGAGAGCGGTGGTGAAGGCGCGGCGCG
The DNA window shown above is from Bradyrhizobium sp. ISRA464 and carries:
- a CDS encoding DsbA family protein; translation: MTITRRAFTTALSLTGLAALAGLSPLRLITGAFAQTAAEVAKPQSLPDMALGPKDAKVTITEYASMTCPHCANFNETVFPKLKSAYIDTGKIRYVFREFPLDIKAAAGSMLARCIAKDDAPKYFAVIDLLFRQQNDWVMKNTTETLTRIGKQAGLSQQQVEDCLKDQKLLDKIAADQKYANDVLKVNSTPTFFINGEMLKGETSFEEFSKHIDPLLKS